From Schistocerca americana isolate TAMUIC-IGC-003095 chromosome 11, iqSchAmer2.1, whole genome shotgun sequence, the proteins below share one genomic window:
- the LOC124554010 gene encoding TD and POZ domain-containing protein 1-like, protein MSAVTEVQNTTTEALAALVDGGEDALVTLVAGETRVAAHRAVLAAASPVFAAMFAHDMLEASCGQVSINDVEGPVLRLLVAYAYTLQAPQLPDTAPQLLAAAEKYGLSALKAACERQLMSQLAVETAAATAVTAVRHSCPDATRAAVAFIKDHLQVMATRGWADAVLEYPQEVIEVSRMLGEPPAEASSPTATGGGSTPNSDRQPHSGHSRTPAAAAPPTSARHTPPPDDAAVSRFRSLSGAERSRKLREAAKKGAVEEVRLLLAAGADVGGRDVDGETALHWAALRGHAAVVRLLLSAASDPDARDQWWRTPLHWAARNGHAEAAAALLQAGADRGKTDEDADTPLDYARQQNQHHLVEMLTQR, encoded by the exons ATGTCGGCAGTTACGGAGGTTCAGAACACCACAACCGAGGCCCTGGCCGCCCTGGTAGACGGGGGTGAAGACGCCCTGGTGACATTAGTGGCGGGCGAGACGAGGGTGGCGGCTCACAGGGCCGTGTTGGCAGCCGCGAGCCCCGTGTTCGCAGCGATGTTCGCGCACGACATGCTGGAGGCCAGCTGCGGCCAGGTGAGCATCAACGACGTGGAGGGGCCGGTGCTGAGGCTCCTGGTCGCCTACGCGTATACCCTGCAGGCCCCCCAGCTGCCCGACACGGCCCCCCAGCTGCTGGCGGCGGCCGAGAAGTACGGCTTGTCGGCCCTGAAGGCTGCCTGCGAGCGGCAGCTGATGTCGCAGTTGGCCGTCGAGACCGCAGCGGCGACGGCCGTCACGGCAGTGAGGCACTCGTGCCCGGACGCCACCAGGGCTGCCGTCGCCTTCATAAAGGACCACCTGCAGGTGATGGCCACGCGGGGCTGGGCGGACGCTGTGCTCGAGTACCCGCAAGAAGTCATTGAAGTCAGCAGAATGctcggtgagccaccagcagaagcCAG CTCGCCGACCGCCACAGGGGGCGGGTCCACCCCCAACTCTGACCGTCAACCCCACAGCGGCCACAGCCGGACTCCTGCTGCAGCTGCGCCTCCCACATCTGCCCGACACACCCCTCCACCCGATGACGCAGCCGTCTCTCGCTTCCG gagccttTCTGGGGCAGAACGAAGCAGGAAACTGAGAGAGGCGGCTAAGAAAGGGGCGGTGGAGGAGGTGCGGCTATTACTGGCGGCTGGGGCGGACGTGGGGGGAAGGGACGTGGACGGAGAGACCGCCCTGCACTGGGCTGCACTGAGAGGCCACGCGGCTGTGGTGCGGCTGCTGCTCTCTGCGGCGTCCGACCCCGACGCCAGGGATCAGTGGTGGCGGACGCCGCTGCACTGGGCGGCACGGAATGGCCACGCAGAAGCGGCGGCTGCGTTGCTGCAGGCCGGAGCCGACAGGGGGAAGACGGATGAAGATGCGGACACCCCCCTGGACTACGCCAGGCAGCAAAACCAACACCATCTCGTAGAGATGCTAACACAGCGTTAA